The following proteins are encoded in a genomic region of Candidatus Caldatribacterium sp.:
- a CDS encoding nucleotidyltransferase domain-containing protein has translation MTREDKDLLEKVKGVLLLHEEIVFAYLFGSFAEGSSYRDIDIAVYCDDKSPLVHAPLYDVELSRELENVLRIPVDVVVLNNAPDYIVYRASRGILVKDTNENLRFDFLLPRLKKYLDFQELLKKYTQEFKDACR, from the coding sequence ATGACACGCGAAGACAAAGACCTCTTGGAAAAAGTCAAAGGCGTCCTTCTCCTCCATGAAGAAATTGTCTTTGCGTATCTTTTCGGATCTTTCGCCGAAGGGAGTAGCTACCGCGATATTGACATAGCGGTGTACTGCGACGACAAAAGCCCTCTGGTCCATGCTCCCCTCTATGATGTTGAGCTCTCACGGGAACTCGAAAATGTCCTCCGCATTCCGGTCGATGTTGTGGTCCTCAATAACGCCCCTGACTACATCGTATACCGCGCCTCTCGGGGTATTCTCGTTAAGGACACGAACGAGAACCTCCGGTTCGATTTCCTTCTTCCCCGCCTAAAAAAGTACCTGGACTTCCAAGAGTTGTTGAAAAAGTACACCCAGGAGTTCAAGGATGCCTGTAGATAA